The Arachis ipaensis cultivar K30076 chromosome B07, Araip1.1, whole genome shotgun sequence genome includes a window with the following:
- the LOC110265037 gene encoding uncharacterized protein LOC110265037 translates to MQLKQGSLSVADYTSKFEELCRFSKVCQGAPETYESWKCIKYQRGLKDNIMTAVTPMEIRFFSDLVNKARVVEEYAKTVATSKDTHGGSSSRGHGKYFHPRGLIGIGGCFNCGLPGHFVRDWTRGKNPSVGQSQHQGQVFAMNAKDDSKADPLMRGIYLIGDQTLIVLYDTGASHSFILFAKVEELSLKVSELPFDLHTIRFMPEGENGVVIAEGYYMNSVMVHCSGEECQGYILLAVNTLGDNQELDQIPMVRDFPEVFPKDIPEFPPQREIEFEIELVPGARPVSIAPYRMALIELAELKTQLEELLNKRFIRLSVSPWKRQFYW, encoded by the exons atgcagctgaagcaaggttccctATCTGTGGCGGACTACACAAGCAAGTTTGAGGAGCTTTGTAGGTTTTCTAAGGTATGTCAGGGTGCCCCAGAGACTTATGAAAGCTGGAAATGTATAAAGTATCAGAGGGGGCTGAAGGACAATATTATGACTGCTGTGACTCCAATGGAGATCCGTTTTTTCTCTGACTTGGTAAATAAGGCAAGAGTGGTGGAGGAGTATGCCAAGACCGTGGCGACATCCAAGGACACTCATGGAGGGAGCTCTAGTCGGGGGCATGGCAAGTATTTTCATCCGAGgggtctg ATTGGTATAGGTGGGTGCTTCAACTGTGGCTTGCCTGGTCATTTTGTGAGGGATTGGACACGTGGGAAGAACCCAAGTGTGGGTCAGAGTCAGCACCAGGGGCAAGTTTTTGCTATGAATGCCAAGGATGATTCCAAGGCGGATCCGTTGATGAGAGGTATTTATTTAATTGGTGATCAGACCTTAATTGTATTGTATGATACTGGGGCTTCACATTCATTTATTTTGTTTGCTAAGGTTGAGGAATTAAGCTTGAAAGTGTCAGAGTTACCATTTGATCTGCAT ACAATTCGGTTTATGCCAGAAGGAGAAAATGGAGTAGTGATAGCTGAAGGTTATTACATGAACTCGGTGATGGTGCACTGTAGTGGGGaagagtgtcagggttatattcTGTTGGCTGTGAACACATTAGGTGATAATCAAGAACTAGATCAGATACCGATGGTTAGAGACTTTCCGGAGGTATTCCCAAAAGATATCCCTGAATTCCCACCTCAACGGGAGATTGAGTTTGAGATTGAATTGGTGCCAGGAGCCAGACCAGTGTCGATTGCGCCATATAGAATGGCTCTGATAGAGCTAGCAGAgttaaagactcagttggaagagcttctgaacaagaggtttATTCGACTGAGTGTATCACCATGGAAGCGCCAATTttattggtaa